The Juglans regia cultivar Chandler chromosome 6, Walnut 2.0, whole genome shotgun sequence genome contains the following window.
ttcagatttttcattAGAAGCTACAGTATGACATGTTTAAGCTTGAATtatatacattaaaacattcctTATAATATCATAAACACATCTCttaattttggtgaaatttcgttgcatatagaagaagaaatctgAAACCTTAATTTTAGAGTTCATGTTTAGACCATGACTTTGAGCCATTTTTTAACAAACAAATCTTGTTTTTTGGATATAGATTTGATATGGTTAGAAAGATGGGTTCATAAGCtttaatttaacatatcatacgCTTAATTTGGACTTAGTATGAGTAAGTAATAAACGATTGAAAATAGgtgattgaaatgaaaaaaactaGAGTTTTGAGTTggggaagatgatgatgaacaaTGTTTTTGACCCAGTCGCACTCTCAGTAAAAGAGAGTGTAGTCTTCCTTCCACTTGGCTCCACTATTACTCACTTTCTAGATAAACATACACATTAAGATGACTGAATTTTGTGTTTAGAAGTCTGAAAATACTGTGAGCAGAGGAGGTGATGTACACTCTATGTCGTGCCAAGTGAAGTAGAGGCAAGACAACCTTTAGAGCAAAAACAAAGCCCACACGCATAGGCGGCGCATGCGGAAGCTTTCTTTGCCATTTTTTGACATGTGTGGcacatgtaattattattaaaaaaaaaaattgggaccTTTGTCATACTTCTTCAAGTCCAATTTTTcgatattatttgatatttatatagattagttatGAATGCATCtattgaattattattaaatgcatGTCAATATTGAATATGTCCCTAGATTTAATGACTTATCAAACCCTTCTCATTGGTTGAGAATGTGGATTCTCTATCCATTGAACCATCAAACATTTCACAATGATTGAATTTTTGAGctcattgatatttttttataaaattggatAGAGTTGACATTGGTAATTTGTCGGGCTCATAtataatgtatgtatgtatttttatgtgaatggataaaatgtaacttataattatatcaatGACGTGGCatccctatttatttattattttcctagAAGATTTGTAGTAGGATTTGCTTTGAAAATGTAATTTTGTGAATGTAATTTTGTTATTGAGGCGTGTAAAGGGATGTGTTTCACGTCTATTGATATACTTTAAGGTCACCTTAACATGCTACACCAAATTACCAATGAAGTTTCGGGTGGAGCCTATGCGCTATGTGTTTAATGcaataattattgatttttcaaatttgatgaatgaattatATGTGCATgagttttcagttttttttttttttaaacaactctttcataaattttattcaaaattaattagatatggTATTTGGACTTATATAGTGGGAGATGATTACTAgttttttgcaaaattttttatctcactatGTAGGAAGGAATTCCATGGTCTAGTtagattttagaataaaattaaatgtgtgCTAATGTCAATCTCGCACAATGAATGTAGTGATAATAACTACTAAGAATGTAGTTGCTGACCTTACGAAAGGAGAAAAAATGATGTGGAAGCAGAGATCCAAGGCTTTGTGATTAGATTCAGATGATCAAAATGCTATGTTTTTCCATCATAAATCTTCTTAGCATAAGAgcggaaattatatataaaaagttagAGATGATAGGGGTATTTGCAGGGAGTGGGATTTGGATGGGGTTATAGTCCTTTATTTTTCAGATCTATTTTCTATTGTTCACCCGTGTTTGATGAATCCTGTTATGAATGTTATGCATCCGAAAGTTACTACAGAGATGAATCAAGCACTTTTACAGCCCTATACAGTTGAGGAAGTCAAAGAAGCATTATTCTCTATGCAAACTATGAAAGCATCGGGCTCAGGTGAGATGTAACcaatatttttcagaaataTTGGTGCATAGTTAGGGAAAAGGTTAGCAAAACACTTTTGTCTATTCTACATCAAGGTATGGTTCCCATGGAGTTGAACCAAACTTTTATTGTCCTtattccaaagaaaaataagcttaaaaaagtttaaagatTTTCAATctattagtttatgtaatgtgGTATATAAGATAATTGCTAAGATGATTGCAaataggataaaatttattttgccaAATATTATTTCCTCCAGTCAAACTACATATATACAAGGGAgaattattactaataatattctttttgcaTATGAGGTTGTCTATTCTATAAAacgaagaaagagaagaagatgtCAATTAAGTTGGACATgagtaaggcttatgataggatGGAGTGAAAGTTTCTTGAAAGAGTTTTGTTTAAATTGGGGTTTGATCCAAAATGGGTAACGCTGATTTTGTCATGTCATTCCTCGGGGTCGTGCAAGGTTTAAATAGATGGGGGTGCCTTCTTCATCATTTGTCCCCACTAGGGAGTTAAGACAAGGGAATCCAACGTCAccctatttatttgttttatgttcgAAATGACTTATCTACTCTCCTACAAGATGTCGTTAATAGAAGAATGATTACGAGGATCAAAGTTTGTAACGGAGTACCaaaccagtgttttaaattctGTTCCGGTGATCATTCTGGTTAAGTACTAGAACAGAATATTTCAATACCGGTGTATTGTGGTGTAAAGTTTCgggattaattatatattatatataaatatttatatgtatatataaactaacaattaagaataaatacacacacacacacacacacacatatatatatatatatatatgtaagtgtgcatcatgtatatgtgtatatatatggtagaactgaagatttataaaataaacatacgttgaaaaaatcacaaacttgagttgagacacaagaacaaagaaaaaaaaaaaagaataaagaaattattaaaaataatcatatttagaaaaaaaagaatgatgagACATATTTAaggtcacaaaaaaattaaattatataaatacattttatattctataattaattaaataccatttgagtttaaaatttacaaaaatttcattcaaacacaaaaaaattacaaaaatagcCAGAAACAGAATATGATAATTCTGGCCGGAATTTGACCAGAATGGCCGAAACGGGCCAAAATTTAGAGGGAAACGAAATGAGGAGGTATAGTGTACCGGATACTACACCAGAAAGGAAAAGTCTGGCCGAAAcggaacaaaatttaaaactatagcACCGACAATCAGCCAATTAGTCTTTGAGGATGATAGTTTGTTGTTTTGCAAAGCCAATGTCACTGAAAATGAGAATCTTCTGCATTTATTATAGCTTTATAAGGATGCTTCTGGACAAAATTAAGTTATTACTTAGTAGGAATGTTGGTATAGAGGAAGCTCAAGCTATTAAGGATATTTGACATGTCACCTCTATTCAAGCTCATGCTCATTATTTGGGCttgtcatattttgttgggagcTCCAAAACGGTAACTTTTCAAGAGTTGAAATATCATATTTGGAATAAGTTGCAAGGGTGGAAATAAAAACTCTTATCGCTAGCTGGTAGGAAAATATTGATTAAAGCAGTGGTTGAAGCTCTTCCTACTTTCACAATGAGTTGCTTCAAGTAGCCCAAGCTGTTTTGTCAAGAGTTAGAAGCTATGTTTgctaaattttggtggggtcaaagaGAATCTGAACGTAAGATGCACtgggttatttggaaaaaaaaatgagtgttTCTAAATTGAAAGGACGAATGAGATTTCGAGATTTGGAATTATTCCATCTTGCAAAATAAGGATGAAGACAAATGACTAATCATGATTATGTTGTCCAAGGTTTTTAAAGCTAAGTATTAACCTTAAACTTCTTTCCTACAATCAGAAATTAGAGGGAATTTTCTTGCAGTTCAATTTTCTACTTTGTTACCACCAGATGCAATTGTTAATATGCTGACTGATGCACATACTAGAAAGTGGAAAGTTGATTTGATACAAACTGTTTTACCCTCTCATGTgtttaaatcaattttaaaaactcCTTTGCATTGTTGAGCCATTGATCAGTTTGTTTGGGGTGAAAGTAAAAGTGGTCAGTATAAAGTTATATCTGGTTATCATTTTGGGTTGGAAATGAGTCCAAATTCTGTTCAGCTTGAAGGTATTCAGTCTAGAAAGTGTTCCACTTATTGGAAAAAATTATGGAATCTGTCTTTACCTCCCAAGGTTAAAAATTTTGCTTGGAGGGCTTGTAAAAATAGTCTTCCAACAAAATTTAACTTATGCAATGGGGTGTATTGTCAACTAGTTTGTGTGGAAGTATGGAATTCACGATGCAGTAAATTAATTCCCTTGTTATTAATCTTTTCTTACTATTGCTTGGGGTGTGTGGAAATGTAGAAATTCTAGTTTGTTTGAGCCATCAAGTAATTCAATTGAAGCGTGTGTTGATAAATGTGTTGAGCATGTGGCAAGTTTCAATTTTATGGGACTCTTTTTCGAGATATGAGAGTTGATGGAGTGGGATTAATTCTAAGAGATGATAAAGGTGTTGTTTTGTTTACTTCGAGTAGAAAGGAAACGAGGAATTTTTCGGTGGAGGATTTTTCAATGgatgatattaaaatttgagaaatgatacttgtagtcgtgagtgtgcaagcgccgtgcagtcgctttgaaaaaagtaaataaatataggattcacatgaaaataaattaatttttttatgaatggatcttactctttttcaaaacaactatACGACATTTGTatatttcacgactgtatatagtattactcttataaCTTTAATTGTCCTAAGAGGTCTACAGATGATTTTACCGTTGGGATATTCAAGATTACAGTTGGAAGGGGATTCATTGATTGTTATCGAATCTATAAAGTcctataaattcaattttacaTCTCAAGTGCCTTCGATTATGGAGACTCCACTTTCTTCTTATATGCTTTCAGAGTTATGAAGTTATTCATGTAGGAAGGCAAGGCAACGAAGCAAGCACATGTTCTAGCTTAACATGCCAAATGGTTAGAAGAGACGGCTCAATGGTTGCATTTCTATCCAGAGTTGGCGATTTTACATATTCTgatatgatcaaaatatttgttgtgtattttttaatattggtaCTGCTATTTGTAATGGATGTGTATCATGAATAAATCCCGAAACAAGAGTTGTGTTATACTCTAGATTTGTATATAACACATCTCTTAAATAATTACACATGACCAGgacaggtttggagggtgagataagaattttatgttttatttgaaagtttaaaatattatattttagtattattattgtcttaagatttaaaaaatgtgaattgagatttgaaaaagttaaattttttattatattttgtatgaatatttgaaaaaatgtaattgtaaaataaaataaaaagaaaattttatgtctcatctcaCCCCTAAACCTACCGAGAGTAGAGTTTTGATAAATGGTATTATACTACTAtctatgtttataattttactcattcaaataaaatgaaatactcaacatgtataatattatatataccattatttattaaaaattaatgaaaattattacagacataaaaaatatatatatataaaataaatttacaaattgatatagtttcataaagaaaaaatattcgcATCAACCTATAGCCGCTGCACACCAATGTATTgagtgttgaaaaaaaaaaaaaaacatcacatgAGATGTGCTGCGACTGTAGACTGATACCCAGCATTCCCCTTTCATAAAATACGTTAAttctatattataataaaaataactttacaatttaacataccatatcaaattacatcaatttataaatttatttttatccaatTACTTTTAATCGTTTGCGGGTTCACTTTTGtcataatattttccaaatttaatataatatagaataTCCCCTAGCAAATCttctattaaaacaaaataacagaaaattagaattttttttaaaaatccatcACATCAATATAATTGGCTATAAAAAAATCCCAAGgcctaaaattaaaattaatgatagTCGATTGCTAGAAGTTTCAAAAGTCAGGACTACGTtacattttcttgtgtttttttttttttctttcctccaaATTTACAATCTAGTGTATCAACAGTCAAGTATTGTACAAAACGAAGCATTGAGCTACTCGGGCAAATACAAAAACTCCGAGTTCTCGGCCGGTTCAAAACTCCTATCTGAATAATCAAACAACCCTCCCAACGCCACAAGTTCGCCACTCGTATCGTCGGTGTTGCTGTAAGGGTCGAAACCAACACCGAACTCAAACGAGTCGTAATTCGGTATCTCGTTCTCGAACCCCAAGAATCCAGTCAATCCAGCGGCGCCCAAAGAACTAGTATCGAAATCCACGGCCTCGATCTTTGTTTCCTCTTCGGGGGATATTGTCGGCGGGAGACCGAGTTCGTCATCGGAGGCTTCAAGAAGGTAACCGAGTTCCAGCTGAGACTCGCCGGAGTCATATGTTTGATCAAGAACCGCCGGTGCCAGCTCCGGAGCCGCAACCAGTATCTCTTCCTCGAAGCTTCTTATCACCGACTCAAGCCCCTGGATCTCCGGGTCCGGGTCACGTTCCGTTGCCGTGTCCTCATCCAGGATATGGAGTAGGTCGTCCTGGATCCGCTGCACCTCGGGCGACTCCAACCGCGAGTCATCCGAGTCGACTCGTACAAGAGTCGAATCGCCCGAGTCATCGGTGGAATTCTCGAAATCCACTCGCAAACGCTTCGGGTCGGACGAGCTAACACCGCAACGCCCCGAGTTATCTCCGGAGTCATCCCGGACTCGCTTCCTTTTGTCGTCGGTACATTCCTCCATTGTCGAGCACCTTCCTCAGTTTCAAAAAAGTACGAACGATCCCGCAGAGAGAAAAGAGGTTTTGCGGAAACTGGGAAGTTGAAAATTATGAGGCGGGAGGTTTAGTGGGGATTTTCCTTTCgcggagagagatagagagagaattaATCAGTGTTTGGATgcgagagaaaaagaaaacggcaAGAGGGTATATATAGTGGTGACATAAGGATCGGtactttgctttttttttttcatttttctgactttttccaattttattctgtggtttttatttattattatattttctgagTCAAAATTACTATATTTAATTCGATTCCTTttaaatttcagtttttttattattatttctattttccaaATCCACCTTCTGGTCCCACCGACTTAGACGATTTCATGTGGTCGTGGCTTTTTCGGAAAATTGGACTGACTCCTCATTGGTGGAGCGGTCTTGATGGCGTTTTTGCTTTGCtgtcgatttttaaaaataattgaaaatgataaaaaagtattaaataataaatcttttcaaattttaaatgaatgaaaaaagagaaaaaatatttataattatgaattatacaatttcacgtaatcgttttgaaaaaaataaataaaatattatatttatataaaaaaattaattttttaataataaatcttatttttttttaaaatgattacgtgatgattatatattttacgattatatataaaattatttataaaaaaaaatcatatttatggcataattttaaagatttttaactgaataaaaatgaattttcatgttttttaataatttgatgatGCACAACGTTAATCTGGATTCTTCTAGCTTTTTCGTTTAATTTTCGTTTGATGGATTCTTCTATTTTAGTCTTATTATAGAAAATCTTGTGAATCCCAGACTCCTGCTCTATCCGTTCAATTGATTTTTCAAGTCAAACTATTTTTTACTTCAAAGATGTAGGGGTGAGATTTTGTtgggcttttttctttttctttctactaattgaaggattaaataaaaacaaaaaagtaaaattgaagaaaaaaaagagtaaatataagatttatataaaaaaaattaattttttaaaagtggacatcacactttttttttaaaatattcattatttgtataatttattactatatttaacattactcattaacatgatttgatatagtatattaaattataaatttttttatataaaatagatataacgtattataataaattatataaatttaaaagtttatttttgtgatatttatttttgtagataaaAGTATTTGtcattatatttattgtttgataTATATACCTATCATAGACTTGGCTATACCAATCCATGTCACATCCTTAAATAGTATGCTAGTTTTCATAAATTTTGTTCTATTAACGGGTAGATAAGGTCGATTTGAATTATTCTCGACTGGAGCAGAATTCACACAAATTTGACTTTTGGTGAATTTTACAGACTATGTCAAATTATCGTGATTGTACATCTACGTAAGAGATTATTagagtaatttaaaataatttcacattaattatgtaatttaaaaGATACGATAtcagatattttgttaaaagttgaataaaatcttattaaaatattatttttattttaaaatttttaaataattaaataatttattatattttatataataatttataataattatatgagatgatataatatgagatgaaataatttaattttgtatgacCAGCTCGAATTTAAAACCATTGCTCTAGAtaagtagagagagaggtcgtTTTTTCTACCTTTACTCACACTTTTAACATAcaatatgtaaaaattttatttaaaaattctcCAGATAGACTTAAGATTACGTTTGGATTtcaaactcatatcaatttattttatctaattattataatttttttaaatgttaataaaaaatttaataaaaaatataatttttttaaatttttaaataataataatattaaaaaataatattttaataatattttatacaatctttaatttttaactttcatctcaattcaactcaactcaatttaatatcCAAATGCAGCAATTTATTAATTGTCAATAGTGAAATGTTAATTAACAGTTTGTAACTTTCAACTCATTGGTGAGAATAACCTTCACAAAATCCCAtttcttttattgaaaattgtcAAGGCATTCCATGACTATCACATGAGAAGTGAGACAAGGTTGAATGATTGTTTAggtttatataattaaattaaatatataaaattcttcattttaatatattccatctattagttaaaaatatattttacatctcacatgtaaaaaattatatagtattgcttataataat
Protein-coding sequences here:
- the LOC108997869 gene encoding uncharacterized protein LOC108997869, which encodes MEECTDDKRKRVRDDSGDNSGRCGVSSSDPKRLRVDFENSTDDSGDSTLVRVDSDDSRLESPEVQRIQDDLLHILDEDTATERDPDPEIQGLESVIRSFEEEILVAAPELAPAVLDQTYDSGESQLELGYLLEASDDELGLPPTISPEEETKIEAVDFDTSSLGAAGLTGFLGFENEIPNYDSFEFGVGFDPYSNTDDTSGELVALGGLFDYSDRSFEPAENSEFLYLPE